The sequence AACGGCTACATAAAATCTGGGAGATCCAGAAAaggataaaaaagaaagaaaaggaaaaaagatctGTTTCTGTCAGACTAGGTAGTAGTGAGCAGTGCAGAAACAGCAGTTTATTATTAGGCTCCCTCCCTGTGTTCACTTCGTTCATCCTGCGTGCGAGGAGAGGTAGTCAAGAAAAGGAGAGGTAGAGGGGGAAAAATATCACTTTACTTGCTGTTTCTTCTCGATATCACTCTTTGCTTTCACGTCGTTATCCAGAGGAGCAACAAGGGAAGGGAGAAGGCGGAAAGATCCCTCCTTTTACTCCTCTCTCCcgtctcttcctcctcttcgtcgtCGTCCCCCCAGTGGGGATTCGGCTCTTGATTCAGTCAGCGGTGATGATCCGAAGGAATCGGCAGCATAGTGGTGTAGAAGAACTCGCCTTCGTCCTGTAGGCCTGTGCCTGATGCGGTGTTGCTGGTCCAGGTTCCAGGTGAGTTAACTTGTACTTTCATCTgagtttttttcctttcttgtgATGCCAAGAACGGAGGAACCCTACCTGGTTTAGCTTCCTTCTTCCTTGTGATGATCTGATCTACCTGCTAGACATCTTGATTATAATACGTCTAGGCAGATTCTGAAGTTGAGGAATTCAACAGCCATCTGCTTAGCGTCTGATTTGGGACAGATCCAATTGCTGTGATCCCATCGGAGAGCCTGTCGAGGAATTGCgcaatcttttttgtttttttttcccttctggAGGTTTCCACTCTGAAATTGGCAATTGGTTGATTGGTTATGGACATTACGTGTACTTCGACGttacatgcatgtttgaaagaCAGTTGTCCTCCACCTATTTATTGAGCTTATTTGAGTTccttgtagcatctagactCCTTTGATGCTAAGCAATTATTGATGGACAAAGTGATAAGTCTACTTAATGGTAGTTTGAACATTTGTGGATAGTGCATGTTATGCTGTGACCCCAATTTAGAGCAATTCTTTGTCCTTAATGTTGTTCTCTTTATGGATCAAGTTCCTACTGAATTGATGCCAAACAATCTTGTGATGGAAAGGTTGTTAGCATGTGAGAGTGATGGCGGCTGCTGAAGCGAGAGCTGCTTGGCAACGCGCTGCTAACCGCTGCTTGGTTCAGGAGGATGCAAAGAGAGCTCCGAAGCTTGCCTGCTGTCCGCCGTCCTTGCAACCGCATGACACGAGCAATGGAAATCCTATGAACCCGCAAGATCACCATATCCCTAATTTTATGCCTATAAACTGGAATCTGATGAACTCCAATCTGCCGATGGATACCCAGTGGTGGCTTCAATTGCAGCCAAACTTCGGGTGCCAGATGGGTCTTGCTAGGGAGCATCTGAACTATATGAGTGGGGAAGCTGGTGAGAAGAAAATGGAAGGTCTAGTGCCAGTGTCTAAACTTGAGGATATCGAAGGTAAGAAGAGTGAGGATCCTTTTGAGCCTCCATGGATCGTTTCAACAGCTTTCATGAAGCAAACATCTGAAACAGGTTTGGAAGAGTTAAAGACTCTTGCTGGCTATTCTCCAATGAGTCTCAAGTGCAAAGGAAATGCCAACAACTGTGTTCACGAGGACAAAGAGTTTATGGAGTTCAAAACTTTTGATCCTTTGTTTCCAAGGAAGCCGCAGAAGGAATATTGTGAGATGCATGCACCTTGGGAAGAAAGCAAGAAGTCTCAGCCATGGTGGCAAATTGCTGATGTTGACGGTTTGGCTTCCCTTGTTGCTGAAAGAGCAATGCAAAACATCGTGAACAATGATCTGCCAAGACCCACTCAGACAGTACAGGTTCATGGAGCTAAATTGAACGGCCCTGGAAATAAGGATGATTATGGTCTGCCATTAACTTATGCTGATAAAAAGCCAGATCCTGTACATGACACTATGGTGTGCAGCTACAGTGTTCCAAGCGCCGATGAGACAAATTTGTCTGATGGGGAAGGTTGGCAACAGCATCAAAGAAATAATGTGCCTGGGTGAGTGTCTTCAGTTATCTTGTTTCACAAGCAGTCAATCACCAAAAACCAAATTTTGTAGATTTgcgttgtttttttttttgtgttagGGAAGATTACAAAAACCCACCTGCAACTTTaggggtttgtaaaaaaaaaaaactacaacttgtTTTTTGTCGATGAAAAGCCCCCCTACAGCTTGTTTTTTGTCGATCGATCCCTTGCAACTCTTACTTGGCATCAAATATCCACCTAGCATTGTTTAACCGTATGATATGGTACTTGTGTACTTTCAAAATGAAATGGTGGCTTCTAAAACGATTTTTCGTAGTTTCCCGAAACATTAAATTGGATCAGCCACTCTTGTTTTGCACACTTAAATAGGATGAATACTCAAAAGTATGTGAATATGGAGCCTAAATAATGAAATGTTATGTCGATTTAAATTGTCCCAAAGATATCGGAAGCGAAGCTAGATATCACTACACCACTCTAGGAACCCTAGGAAGTTATGCAGACACCACATTGTGCGATTAACGGTCTGATAAACCCCCAAAGTTGCAGGCGggttttttgcaattttccctttGTGTTATATATTTTTCCTCGGTACAAGAGAAAAACTTATATGgatcatctacatatattgCATTTGAGAGCGGCTAGCTAGAGGCTGAAAATGAAGAATATACCTTTCTCCTAATCGTCTAGTGCCCTTTTGTAAATACAAAGTTCTATTaagttttatttgttttcaaaCAAAGGTTACATTTGAATTGCCATTTTTTCTATGCTACttgaaatttgattttgaaGTGATCTGAGCATCATATTATCAGATGGTAAACATCCTTTGTATATTCCATCTTGTCCTTCTCTTTCCAGCACTTGGAAACCTTAGATGTTTTCTACTTGTTAGCCTTTTCCTGGTCCATCCCATGCATTAATATCATCACATTTTGACTGCAGGGGTGAACAGGATTCTTATAGTTCCACTGATAGTACTTCAGGCAGCAAGCCAACATATCAGAATGCTTCCGAGAGGGCCAAGCTGCTAGACGCCCTCCGCCATTCACAAACACGTGCTAGGGAAGCCGAGATAGCTGCcaagaaagcttatgacgagaaAGACCATGTCATCAAGCTATTGTTTCGTCAGGCCTCGCATCTCTTTGCGTGCAAGCAGTGGCTGAAAATGCTGCAGCTGGAGAACATATGCCTCCAGCTCAGGTTCAAAGAGCATCAGATAGCAGCCATGTTCCCTGAGCTTCCCTGGttgatggtgaaggaaaagGTGGCACCATGGCAAGAGTGGAAAGATGGGACATGGAAGAAAGGTAGGAGGCTGAACAGGAAAGGCAGCCTCCGCAACGCCATCATGTTTGCCGTCGGTGTAGGTATCGTTGGCGCTGGATTGCTTCTTGGCTGGACTCTTGGCTGGCTGCTGCCCAAGCTGTAAGTTCCATCATCTTCGATGACTGCAAAGGGGACGAGATAAATGCCTCCTGTGCGCGCAAAAATGAATCCATGATAGGTAAAGCTCCAAGTGTGCTTCAGATTCTTAGAACACAATCATGCTAGTCTGTTGATTTGGTTTGGAAGCCATGGTGATTGACAGCTCGATACCTTCTGTTGGCACCTGTATATATAGTAAGGATTTGGTGTACATATTAGCCAGAAAACTGGGTACTTCTGTAGTTTGCATGGCTGTCTATCTTAGTGTTGTACATAGGGGTCAGTGGTGGTCTGGTGGAACATGAAATCAGTCGACTTCAACAATGTATGCTAGTACTGTAATCTGTAGCTTTTATTTGCTTAGGGactgtttatttcagctgtGGATTGTGAAAAAGAACTTGTAGATTGTAAAAAGTTACATTGTGAAAGCTGTATTGCTGGACTATTACAATTTAAAGactagattgtacaatctagcttttacaatccaacctgtagctgaaacaaatagactTTTAATCTAGTAGGAATTATATTAATCTGCTTGCTGCCTACTGCTAGCAAATACTCCTCCCAGATTGCTTGTATCTTGTTTCTCTTGGTTAATATGGACTAAAATCGTTCATTCATATTTCATTCTGTGCATACGGTTTTCGGTTTTTTTTTAGACCAGTACTAGGTGATTTTGTCCGAAGAAGAAAAACTGGTACCCAAATTCTAGCCTAAGAAAACATGTTTTTTCAATGTTGATCTACATGAATGTTAGCAGCACTTGGTTAGTTGGAAATCTCAATACATGAGAAATAGAGAGAATGCACCAAAGGCACCAACTGAAAAATGCTCTGATAAAACGTGGACCTGCTTTTAGACCAGTCAGAATTTGAACGGATTTTTTGACGTTTCTTCGAAATAGTAGCATCAATTTACCGTCTAGGAGCCATCTTGGTCACTAAAGCATTGTCAGGTGCAACATTGAACGAAACTAGCACAGCAGCAGCGCAAAAAAGTACAGTCATCACAATGCATAGCAGCCTCAATTTGATCTTGGAAATTGCATTCTCCGCCTCTACATGAGGTTCGAAGAGCGTTGCTTTGCTGCTCATGGATAATTTACTTGTCCAGGCCGCGGCTACCGAATGTGCATAAATGGCTCCCAAGTTCGGAGATCACATCCACCAGACCCCTGTATCCGGCAACAGCTGCCATCTGAAGGACAAAGTTAATGATTGTGAACAGAAATGCGCGTCGCTGGAATTAGGTAAAAACAAAGCCAAGAAGTTCAAATGAGGAGCAGATGGGAGATAGGTGCATACCCCCGATGAGTGGATAGAGACAGAGAATGCTGACTGAGGAGCACACTTTATTTGTGAAAGAACAGTCCCATTGATTGTGAAACGGGAGAGCACAGGTTCAGCACCAACTGCTAAAATCTGAACGGATGCAAATGAATGAAAAGGGAAATGAAGGCAGTTAGCATGCTTTCTGGATCACAAGAGTCGAGAAATAATGGATGCTGCTACATTGTTTATGTCTCCCAAGTCTACATAAACCTCTAGTAGATCTCTAATAAAACAAAACATGCGAAACATGGTTACAGCTAAAGTATTACAGCTTAATTCCTATCCCTATAAAAAAGTCAGCTCTTGTTCCCATTTCTGTCGTCCTAAACTCCTAATTCAGCAAAACCGCAAAGCTTGAAAAAGTTGGCAGGCTAGCTGCAGGCTACAAAGCATTATGGGCGACTCTTCCATTTTGTTTGCATTTTGCCCCACACAAATGTAAGGTGTTTTCTAAAGGACAACTAATCTCAATTTTCAGATCTCCATAAATTTATAACTGCATGAAACTTAATTGTTTTTACAGTCAAACAGATAATGAGCTTGGAAATAGGCACTACACCGCTATTAGATCATGCACTGGTGGGAACTATCATACACCTTAATCAAATGAGATGCATGGAAATCATTAAAGTAATCAAATAGGTGCATAAGTAGTCACTACAACCATAATGCTTGGTAAAATcactaaaaatgatatcatctgtCTAAATATGTTTTGCTGTCCAATAGAGATCATTTTTCTAGTTTACTAGACACTAGTTTAGTCAGGATGTAAATGGAAATGGAGGGGCAATCACTCACTTGGTTCTTGTCAAACAACAAGTCTTGGACAGGACCATGACAATCCAAATTAAAGATGCACTCATTTGAAATAAGACTCCAAACTGATATACCACTAGACGTGCCACAAGCCTGAAGACAATACAAACGAGAATAGAGAAACGCTAAGATAAACATCATATGATGCCAAGAAGACTAGTTATGAGCAACAAAATACTTCATGTATATAATGTTAAGCAGTTTAAAGGTGCATTATACCAGCCAACTTTCACTTGCATCAATGGCAACACAACTGACCATGAGCTCTCAAATGCCTTGTTCTTTACTGGATGTATAACCTGAGGACACTTCCCACTTCTGCAATCTGCAACGTCCAAAAAGAGCATGAACAGGCATGACCAAAGAAATTTCAGGCGCCCATAGCCTTTGGCAGCAAATACTTCATATCATACAGTAAAATGGGTAAACCAACATTTTTTGCACGCTATGAGTAATAATGCAGAAAAGTAAGAAAGCAACACGTAATCAAAAGGAACAGAGGTTGCTACAGCTTGCTGGGCATGCTTTTTCCCCTTTATACATAATAAATAGGTAGGtattttttcaatataaatTGTTCAGCCATTTCTTAACATTGTGCTGCCATCTGAATTCGCACATGCTcttcattataaaaaaaacatcatcaAGCTACATGTGAACCACAAGACAAGGAAAAAAATCGCTATTGGAAATCATTGCTCACCCCAGATACGGGCTGTCCCATCCTCTGATCCTGTTACCacctgaaagaaaaaagaataaggCGCTTAGTAAGAGATGATACAAAATGTAGGCAAGATCTACATCAAAAAATGGAATAGTAACATAATCAAATACCTGGCTATTTGCCTCACGAACTGCAACGCTGTGCAAATAGTCAGTATGCCCCTTGAATATCATTTTACATTTACTACTCTCCTGAAAGAAGCAACCATGATAAACATTACTGTCAGATACCTCCTCAAGCACAGAAACTCTCAAGCAGAACCACAATTCCTTCCAAATGGTTCAAGACTCCTATATGTAGCATTTACCACAAGAAAATACATACCACATCCCAGCAATAAGCACAtgcatcatctgctgctgcgaAGATAGATCCTTCCTGTTTGGAAGAAGGATAGCAACAACAAATAAGATATATTGAACCAAGCAATATGCACAAGGAACAAACATTAGAGACTATCACGCTTCCTGGAACAATGTAAAACTTCAGTTATTAACCTGTTTGTTAATTGCAATGGCACTGTTTTCAGGTATTGGAGAGCAAGCACCCCAAGGACCTCTACAAAATTGCAAGCAACGGCAATGAAAACCTGGCAAATGGGAGGACCAATGCAGTTCTCAGGAAAAGGGTATACACTGAAAGGTCTGTGAGATGTGCAATTCTTTTCATAGAACCTTACTTGTGTTGAGGGTTGACCAAGTCAAGTGCTGGTTCTAGATGATCCCATGGAAAGAAAAGCAACAACGAAATATTTCATAAAAGAATGAAATAACTGAAATGTAGAAGACAAAGTAGAGCATTTTAAATCTCCAAAAAAAAAGTAGAGCGTTTTACGTGCATTTCCACACAGAtgctttgtttttttccttaacAGCGTATGCTTTGTTTCACCCTGTACTTACATAACTATAACTGATTAACTGATTCAGCATCGAAAAATAATCAACTTGTGCGTCTAtgcagtgggggggggggtgacacTCACATAAATTCCATTAGCAACATTGCAGAATTTATTCAACCGCTGGCACAATCCCACAACGTAATCAGAATACTATTCCGATAGTCCCGACATATGTTTTATgtctaagatcagaacacatgccctATCTATATATAGCTTCACAACaagtttaagaaagagcgaataattaacattatattacaagctttTAGAGGATCATTATTTTCAACAATTCTCAATAAAAGATTATAGAAACTATGAAGTGGAAATAAAACCTATTGGCAACAAAAGAATGGTGGAgccatttgccctaaggcaccaccCGAAAACACCGTCACTCCaatagtttgcactactcattcccgtcaccaacatcggcgggcgtgaagtagccaaagatcaactcatcctcacctgcagaacctgaaagaacagcgtgagtacgaaggtactcgcaagatttaatctaTATAAGGTATATGTAGATAgtccgactctaaggattatgtattgagcCGCTAGCAAGGAAAAGATAGTAAAATAACATGCGACCACAACCTAGACACATACGTATGAGCATCTATATTTAACAAACTATATCTTTCTAACCTGTAAACCTCAACATAAACATGAATGTATGTGTAACTGGAACaatctacgactgctgcaaatggacagaaacatgctcataaccgagagtgcgataatttgaattattcttacaccctacagggctacattttacccacacgatacgagAATCATTCGTCTTGTGCTACTCACTAAAGTACACACAAGAGGAtacttgtgacaacctttctcatactcgGAACCACCACTAGCACATGCCCTTATGGCatcggggttaccgcgagcaagTCTTGGCCATGCTCCGGCTCCCtgacaccttgcttctccttattctttttctcttacgcgtcgtAGGGCCGCAAGATAAGTGTCAGCATGGCGTATGATAattggcttaccttaccattagatcaacatatggttagtacggaaagtgctggagccaactgcaacaacgatcgatgcttaaacgatgcaagcagtctatggtgtCTGAGCTCCTCTCCCGActtacccaggggaactccacatccgggcaggagaaacacccctaacaccacccacatctcgcctcatcatCACAACTCATCCATCTTAACTTTGTAACCATTATTGTAAACAGTAAGTAAGCCCTAGGCTTGAGAATAACGGatgcaccatcgctcgactaCCGATGACCTACGCggtgctaagcattttgattaaCCTTTGAAATTAGACACTAATTACATAAAGGCTACGAGGATATGGATgaacaacaactcaaggtagaggtaatgaaattaacataggttctacccatacaaaCCCGATATCAACTCACTGAACATGCAATATACATAGAGCacaatttatcaaattaaactccattcaatttgaaccaaatggtgcaatatgattagatgtttgccttgctactctggTGCCTACCTGACGCTACCCGCataacactcgcaaaactctggTAGTTCGGCATTGTCCTTGATCGCGCCCGCGTCACGctccggtccttcgttcactactaaagaacgcatgcaatgatgagcatgaataacATACAATGAAAGATACTCCATAGTGTATGACCATAGTGCAATGCATCATGCCATGAGTTTAAAGCCTAAAGGTTTTCTTATTTcagattattgacaaacatttaatatttcttggattaattaagcttaaaactattttattaACCAATGAAATTCCAATACATATTTCATatctcatagtatttttaatatgtagattatgctcatagaaacccaacaaaattggtttcacaatttttggagcaacatacAATTTCCTATGTATTTTTCAAGTTCCATCGATTTAACACATGATCAATAAATCAATTTTGCTATTTCCAAATAAGCAGATTATTAAATGGCCCTAAACTTTTTTGCACCGGCGGGGAGCTAGCCTTAGTCGCTGATAGCGGGCCTGGCATTTTAACCACAGGTCAAAATTGACACGCGCCATAGCTGCACAACACCGGGCTGCACGGGCGGCCTCGCCgatggcgagcggcggcgcagcTCAGCCAGCAGAGGGCAGAGATGGCACCAGCACGATAGGGGGAACACACTGGTGGCACATGCGGTCGATGACAACGGCTGGAGAGCGGCCAGCGGTGGCACACAATGATGGTGACACAGCAGCAGCTCGGTCCAAGCGTGCCGACGATGAACGACAGCCCAAACGGCCCAGTCTAGGGTACCTATGGCTTCTACATGCCCTAGCGAACTCAATAGCATGGCTATTGGCCGATGAGCCTGGTTGCAGCTCGGCCAGCGACGTGCGCCGAGGCAGTGGCGGCTAATGGCGCATGCGGAGACCCGCTCAGGCGTCGGGCAAAAGGAAAAGGAGCACGCGCTAAATACTCAGTGGGGAATGAGGAAGCTCACCATGCAGTCGATTAAGCCGGAGAGCAATGGCATGGCAGTGCAACGAAGAGGGGCGGAATGGATGCgctggagctgaggaagatgagGGACGACGCATCGGTCGACAGTGAATCCAGAGAGGAAAGCTCGGGGGAGATTCCACAGAGCTCAGGCCCAGCCAGATGGAGCTCGAGCTCGACAGATTGGGGCTCAAGCATGGAAACTTGGCTTGTGGTGCGCAGTGCGGTGCGGTGCTTAGCTTGGCTCTGCTCTGGGCGCGCACGAGAAGaatgagggagaggaagagacgAGCGGCAACGGGGCATAAGGCCAGTGGCCATGTGCTCGGGGTCAAGGAAGTCAGCGCCAATGACGTGTGTCAGTGGGTGGACAATGGCCGCAAATGTCCACAACGACAGTCGACTAGAGAGTAGAGAGGAGAGATGTGCGATGAACCGTAACCGTTTGGGTGAA is a genomic window of Phragmites australis chromosome 17, lpPhrAust1.1, whole genome shotgun sequence containing:
- the LOC133896786 gene encoding uncharacterized protein LOC133896786 isoform X2 translates to MAAAEARAAWQRAANRCLVQEDAKRAPKLACCPPSLQPHDTSNGNPMNPQDHHIPNFMPINWNLMNSNLPMDTQWWLQLQPNFGCQMGLAREHLNYMSGEAGEKKMEGLVPVSKLEDIEGLEELKTLAGYSPMSLKCKGNANNCVHEDKEFMEFKTFDPLFPRKPQKEYCEMHAPWEESKKSQPWWQIADVDGLASLVAERAMQNIVNNDLPRPTQTVQVHGAKLNGPGNKDDYGLPLTYADKKPDPVHDTMVCSYSVPSADETNLSDGEGWQQHQRNNVPGGEQDSYSSTDSTSGSKPTYQNASERAKLLDALRHSQTRAREAEIAAKKAYDEKDHVIKLLFRQASHLFACKQWLKMLQLENICLQLRFKEHQIAAMFPELPWLMVKEKVAPWQEWKDGTWKKGRRLNRKGSLRNAIMFAVGVGIVGAGLLLGWTLGWLLPKL
- the LOC133896786 gene encoding uncharacterized protein LOC133896786 isoform X1, with the protein product MAAAEARAAWQRAANRCLVQEDAKRAPKLACCPPSLQPHDTSNGNPMNPQDHHIPNFMPINWNLMNSNLPMDTQWWLQLQPNFGCQMGLAREHLNYMSGEAGEKKMEGLVPVSKLEDIEGKKSEDPFEPPWIVSTAFMKQTSETGLEELKTLAGYSPMSLKCKGNANNCVHEDKEFMEFKTFDPLFPRKPQKEYCEMHAPWEESKKSQPWWQIADVDGLASLVAERAMQNIVNNDLPRPTQTVQVHGAKLNGPGNKDDYGLPLTYADKKPDPVHDTMVCSYSVPSADETNLSDGEGWQQHQRNNVPGGEQDSYSSTDSTSGSKPTYQNASERAKLLDALRHSQTRAREAEIAAKKAYDEKDHVIKLLFRQASHLFACKQWLKMLQLENICLQLRFKEHQIAAMFPELPWLMVKEKVAPWQEWKDGTWKKGRRLNRKGSLRNAIMFAVGVGIVGAGLLLGWTLGWLLPKL
- the LOC133897781 gene encoding LOW QUALITY PROTEIN: THO complex subunit 6-like (The sequence of the model RefSeq protein was modified relative to this genomic sequence to represent the inferred CDS: inserted 1 base in 1 codon), with the protein product VHLQQDHLEPALDLVNPQHKGPWGACSPIPENSAIAINKQEGSIFAAADDACAYCWDVESSKCKMIFKGHTDYLHSVAVREANSQVVTGSEDGTARIWDCRSGKCPQVIHPVKNKAFESSWXSCVAIDASESWLACGTSSGISVWSLISNECIFNLDCHGPVQDLLFDKNQILAVGAEPVLSRFTINGTVLSQIKCAPQSAFSVSIHSSGMAAVAGYRGLVDVISELGSHLCTFGSRGLDK